A genome region from Methanofastidiosum sp. includes the following:
- a CDS encoding tryptophan--tRNA ligase yields MDESVVTPWEVEGEIDYNKLIKQFGTDILTEELLNTIKKYTGDLHPFLRRKLFFSHRDLGWILKKYEEGEKFALYTGRGPSGHTHIGHLVPWIFCKWLQDKFDCEFYFQMTDDEKFMMRPDLTLEQTHAFAYENALDVIALGFDPKKTFIFSDIDYAKTLYKISIQVAKNVTTSTAKAVFGFKNSTNIGMVFFPSVQAAPCFLPSVLKGYNVPVLIPAAIDQDPYWRISRDVAPKLGYYKPAAIHNMFLPGLEGPSGKMSASKSDTAIFSVDPPKEVDKKIKRAFTGGGQTIKEHKEKGGNPGVCTIYQYLYFIFEDDNKKIKEIHDGCKRGEVFCGECKNLLSEKLVKFITTHQENREKAKDVLDKFLLKD; encoded by the coding sequence ATGGACGAGTCAGTTGTTACCCCTTGGGAAGTAGAAGGGGAAATTGATTATAATAAACTCATAAAACAGTTTGGAACTGATATCCTTACTGAAGAGTTATTAAATACTATAAAGAAGTATACGGGAGATTTACATCCATTTCTCAGAAGGAAATTATTCTTTTCACATAGAGACTTGGGATGGATCTTAAAGAAGTATGAAGAAGGCGAAAAGTTTGCCCTATATACTGGAAGAGGACCTTCTGGGCATACCCACATTGGCCACCTTGTCCCGTGGATATTTTGTAAATGGCTCCAGGACAAATTCGATTGTGAGTTCTATTTCCAGATGACAGATGATGAAAAGTTCATGATGAGACCAGACCTTACACTTGAACAGACACATGCGTTTGCCTACGAGAATGCACTCGACGTAATTGCTTTGGGATTTGACCCGAAAAAAACGTTCATCTTCTCTGATATCGATTATGCAAAAACGCTTTACAAAATATCAATCCAGGTTGCAAAGAATGTGACAACTTCCACAGCTAAGGCCGTTTTTGGCTTCAAGAATTCAACTAATATCGGGATGGTATTCTTCCCCTCCGTTCAGGCAGCCCCCTGCTTTTTGCCTTCTGTTCTAAAAGGATACAATGTTCCTGTTTTAATTCCAGCGGCAATTGACCAAGACCCTTACTGGAGAATTTCAAGAGACGTTGCACCAAAACTTGGTTACTACAAACCAGCTGCAATACATAACATGTTTCTCCCAGGACTTGAAGGGCCTAGTGGCAAGATGTCTGCTTCAAAGAGCGATACTGCAATTTTTTCTGTTGACCCACCAAAAGAAGTCGACAAAAAAATCAAACGAGCTTTCACTGGTGGAGGGCAGACTATAAAGGAGCATAAGGAAAAGGGCGGAAATCCAGGAGTCTGTACAATATATCAATACCTTTATTTTATCTTTGAAGATGACAACAAGAAGATAAAGGAGATTCATGACGGCTGCAAACGTGGAGAAGTGTTCTGCGGAGAGTGCAAGAATCTCTTAAGTGAAAAACTAGTCAAGTTTATCACAACACACCAGGAAAACAGAGAAAAGGCAAAAGATGTCCTCGATAAATTCCTATTAAAGGATTAA